A window of Campylobacter lari subsp. lari contains these coding sequences:
- a CDS encoding primosomal protein N' encodes MNFYQLAIKGYYLDILTYESEEEFEILDEVVVDLARKKNLKAIILQKCLKPDFKTQSIKKKTGFKLTQYQYELARFIAYYYASKIAFVLGMFESIKEYKNEKIHIEKVPSLSKNQQEALEFIKTKQTSLLFGDTGSGKTEIYISLIKEYLEQGKQVLLLMPEIALTPQMQKRLKVYFGEYFFLWHSKITKKKKQEYLQDLINSKALLVVGARSALFLPFKNLGLIIIDEEHDNSYKASNNPKINARDLALFVAKKMHIKVLLGSATPSVVSFYKHPCFRLKGTFFESKKQFLYDESELSVSSKLLLELKISLRNKKQVVVFLPTRANFRQILCKECANTIKCPFCSIALSLHKNKNALKCHYCNFTKEIDQTCPTCNRAMLEAKKMGTAELCELLEKELAEFNPIIKRFDSDEVSSVKKLDMILKDFNQEKIDILVGTSMLAKGHDYHNVDLSVILGLDEYLFRPNFKALEETLALAMQVAGRAGRKGEGRVLLQTKNRSFFEKYIQDYDSFLKDELNARNELYPPFKRLLRLIIEDEDKNKALNLCEFIASKAQELKQVQLVGHGACGIEMLNKKWRFYVLLRANTHQELVKFEHFALNFKNITCDIDPVDFS; translated from the coding sequence TTGAATTTTTATCAACTTGCTATTAAAGGATATTATTTAGATATCTTAACTTATGAAAGTGAGGAAGAATTTGAAATTTTAGATGAGGTGGTAGTTGATCTTGCAAGGAAAAAAAATCTCAAAGCTATAATTTTACAAAAATGTTTAAAACCTGATTTTAAAACTCAATCTATAAAGAAAAAAACAGGTTTTAAACTAACGCAATACCAATATGAACTTGCTAGGTTTATTGCTTATTATTATGCTAGTAAAATAGCTTTTGTTTTGGGTATGTTTGAAAGCATTAAAGAGTATAAAAATGAAAAGATTCATATAGAAAAAGTACCTAGCTTAAGTAAAAATCAACAAGAGGCTTTGGAATTTATAAAAACCAAACAAACTAGTTTGCTATTTGGTGATACAGGAAGTGGTAAAACTGAAATTTATATTAGCTTGATAAAAGAATATCTAGAGCAAGGAAAGCAGGTTTTGCTTTTAATGCCAGAAATCGCTCTAACTCCGCAAATGCAAAAAAGATTAAAAGTGTATTTTGGTGAGTATTTTTTTTTGTGGCATTCTAAAATTACTAAGAAAAAAAAGCAAGAATATTTGCAAGATTTGATAAATTCAAAAGCTCTTTTAGTGGTGGGAGCTAGGTCGGCTTTGTTTTTACCTTTTAAGAATTTAGGTTTGATTATTATTGATGAAGAGCATGATAATTCTTATAAAGCTTCTAATAATCCAAAAATCAATGCAAGAGATTTGGCTTTATTTGTAGCAAAAAAAATGCATATAAAAGTTCTTTTAGGCTCGGCTACTCCAAGTGTTGTGAGTTTTTATAAGCATCCTTGTTTTAGGCTTAAAGGAACTTTCTTTGAAAGTAAAAAGCAGTTTTTGTACGATGAGAGTGAGCTTAGTGTTTCATCAAAATTGCTTTTAGAATTAAAAATTAGCTTAAGAAATAAAAAGCAAGTCGTGGTGTTTTTACCTACAAGGGCAAATTTTAGACAAATTTTATGCAAAGAATGTGCTAATACTATTAAATGCCCTTTTTGTTCTATTGCTTTGAGTTTACACAAAAACAAAAATGCATTAAAATGCCATTATTGTAATTTCACTAAAGAAATTGATCAAACTTGTCCAACATGTAATAGAGCTATGCTCGAAGCTAAAAAAATGGGTACAGCAGAGCTTTGTGAACTTTTAGAAAAAGAATTAGCCGAGTTTAATCCTATCATAAAAAGATTCGATAGCGATGAGGTTAGCAGTGTAAAAAAGCTTGATATGATTTTAAAAGATTTTAATCAAGAAAAAATTGATATCTTAGTGGGTACTTCTATGCTTGCTAAAGGACATGATTATCATAATGTGGATTTGAGTGTGATTTTGGGTCTTGATGAGTATTTATTTAGACCTAATTTTAAAGCTTTGGAAGAGACTTTGGCTCTTGCTATGCAAGTAGCAGGTCGTGCAGGTCGAAAGGGCGAGGGTAGGGTGCTTTTACAAACTAAGAATAGATCTTTTTTTGAAAAATATATACAAGATTATGATAGCTTTTTAAAAGATGAATTAAATGCTAGAAATGAACTTTACCCTCCATTTAAAAGACTTTTAAGGCTAATTATTGAAGATGAGGATAAAAACAAAGCTTTAAATTTGTGTGAATTTATAGCAAGTAAAGCACAAGAATTAAAACAAGTGCAATTAGTAGGCCATGGTGCTTGTGGTATTGAAATGTTAAATAAGAAATGGCGTTTTTATGTATTATTGCGTGCTAATACTCATCAAGAACTTGTAAAATTTGAGCATTTTGCCTTAAATTTTAAAAATATTACTTGCGATATAGATCCGGTTGATTTTAGTTGA
- a CDS encoding 30S ribosomal protein S1, translated as MSEVNKKVQNRLEDIIIEEDFEQMLEESFKSDEEATTQGIIVAIKGDEVFVNVGQKSEGILAIEEIQNDKGEFIFKEGDTLEVAIVGSRGGRSLLSHKKALRKQKVKEFIDNYKDDESMFDVKIIGKNRGGFVAVDENGVEFFLPKSQSSFKDSNNIINKTFKVKIIKIDKEAQSIVVSRKKIVDEERKKRKEIISNVLNQEEIIEGIVKKITTYGMFVDVGGVDGLVHYSEISYKGPVNPSSLYNEGDKVPVKVIKYDKDKKHLSLSIKLAMPDPWDEIKDGLEVGDTIKVTVSNIEPYGAFVDLGNDIEGFLHISEISWDKNAKNPKDYISEGQELDVEVIEINAKERRLRVSLKNLLAKPFDEFLKSHKVGDVVKGSVTSVTNFGAFVKIANLEGLLHNEDASWNRNDKCKDMYKVGDVIEVKIIKLDKENQKISLSTKELQKSPVQVYAQKHQVNDIISGKIRDIKDFGVFVELEEGVDALIHKEDLGNIDFSSLKVGDAIEALIVFIDEKKNRIRLSVKSLAKMKEREALNEINDNDKVTLGDIIKDQLS; from the coding sequence ATGAGCGAGGTGAACAAAAAAGTTCAAAACAGACTAGAGGATATTATCATAGAAGAAGATTTTGAGCAAATGCTTGAGGAATCTTTCAAGTCTGATGAGGAGGCAACTACACAAGGGATAATTGTCGCGATTAAAGGCGATGAGGTGTTTGTAAATGTAGGGCAAAAATCAGAAGGTATTTTAGCAATAGAAGAAATTCAAAATGATAAAGGCGAATTTATCTTCAAAGAAGGCGATACATTAGAAGTTGCTATAGTGGGTTCTCGCGGTGGCAGATCTTTACTTTCTCATAAAAAAGCTTTAAGAAAGCAAAAAGTTAAAGAATTTATTGATAATTATAAAGATGATGAAAGTATGTTTGATGTAAAAATCATTGGTAAAAATAGAGGCGGTTTTGTAGCTGTGGATGAAAATGGAGTAGAATTTTTCTTGCCAAAATCACAAAGTAGCTTTAAAGATTCAAACAACATCATCAATAAAACTTTCAAAGTTAAAATCATCAAAATTGATAAAGAAGCTCAAAGTATAGTAGTTTCAAGAAAAAAAATAGTAGATGAAGAAAGAAAAAAACGCAAAGAAATTATCTCAAATGTGTTAAATCAAGAAGAAATCATAGAAGGTATTGTTAAAAAAATCACAACTTATGGCATGTTTGTTGATGTAGGCGGTGTTGATGGTTTGGTTCATTATAGTGAAATTTCTTATAAAGGGCCAGTAAATCCTAGTTCACTGTATAATGAGGGTGATAAGGTTCCTGTAAAAGTGATTAAATATGATAAAGATAAAAAACATCTTTCCTTGTCTATAAAGCTTGCTATGCCTGATCCTTGGGATGAGATTAAAGATGGTTTAGAGGTTGGTGACACTATTAAGGTTACAGTTTCAAATATAGAGCCATATGGTGCTTTTGTGGATTTAGGAAATGATATAGAAGGATTTTTACATATAAGCGAAATTTCTTGGGATAAAAATGCTAAAAATCCAAAAGATTATATTAGCGAAGGTCAAGAGCTTGATGTGGAAGTGATTGAGATTAATGCTAAAGAAAGAAGACTTAGAGTTTCTTTAAAAAATTTATTAGCAAAACCTTTTGATGAGTTTTTAAAATCACATAAAGTAGGTGATGTGGTAAAAGGTAGTGTTACTTCTGTGACTAATTTTGGTGCCTTTGTAAAAATTGCAAACTTAGAAGGTTTGTTGCATAATGAAGATGCTTCATGGAATAGAAACGATAAATGCAAAGATATGTATAAAGTTGGCGATGTTATAGAAGTTAAAATCATCAAACTTGATAAAGAAAATCAAAAAATTTCTTTAAGCACTAAAGAATTGCAAAAAAGTCCTGTACAAGTTTATGCACAAAAACATCAAGTAAATGATATTATCTCAGGAAAAATTAGAGATATTAAGGATTTTGGAGTTTTTGTAGAGCTTGAAGAGGGTGTTGATGCGCTAATTCACAAAGAAGATTTAGGTAATATCGATTTTTCAAGTTTAAAAGTAGGCGATGCAATAGAAGCTTTAATTGTTTTCATTGATGAAAAGAAAAATAGAATTCGTTTAAGCGTAAAAAGTCTTGCAAAAATGAAAGAAAGAGAAGCGTTAAACGAAATCAATGATAATGATAAAGTAACTTTAGGTGATATTATTAAAGATCAACTTTCATAA
- the efp gene encoding elongation factor P, with translation MASYGMGDLKKGLKIEIDGIPFKIVEYQHVKPGKGPAFVRIKIKSFIDGKVLEKTFHAGDKCESPNLEEKQMQYLYDDGENCQFMDTQTYEQVAISDEDVGEAKKWMLDGTMVDVLFHNGKAIGVEVPQVMELKIIETAPNFKGDTQGSNKKPATLETGAVVQIPFHVLEGEVIRVDTVRGEYIERANK, from the coding sequence ATGGCTTCTTATGGAATGGGAGATTTAAAAAAAGGTTTAAAAATAGAAATAGATGGAATTCCATTTAAAATCGTAGAATATCAACACGTAAAACCAGGAAAAGGTCCTGCTTTTGTTCGTATTAAAATTAAATCTTTTATCGATGGTAAGGTTTTAGAAAAAACTTTCCATGCAGGGGATAAATGTGAATCTCCAAATTTAGAAGAAAAACAAATGCAATATCTATACGATGATGGTGAAAATTGTCAATTTATGGATACTCAAACTTATGAGCAAGTTGCAATTAGCGATGAAGATGTGGGTGAAGCTAAAAAATGGATGCTTGATGGAACCATGGTAGATGTTTTATTTCACAATGGAAAAGCAATTGGTGTGGAAGTGCCTCAAGTAATGGAGCTTAAAATTATCGAAACAGCACCAAATTTCAAAGGTGACACTCAAGGCTCAAATAAAAAACCAGCTACTTTAGAAACAGGTGCAGTAGTACAAATTCCTTTTCATGTGTTAGAAGGGGAAGTGATTCGCGTTGATACTGTACGCGGGGAATACATAGAAAGAGCAAATAAATAA
- the aroA gene encoding 3-phosphoshikimate 1-carboxyvinyltransferase → MKISPIGSFTAELEDIASDKSISHRFAIFSLLTQGTCKIKNYLKAQDTLHTLAIIQALGAEVEEIDGLVYIKAPKHIKSPNCVLDCGNSGTAMRLLIGLLSAIEDEFFVLSGDCYLNARPMKRVSEPLMSLGAKIYGRANANLAPICIQGAKLDGFNYKSNIASAQVKSALILAALFAKKESYFKEIELSRDHSEIILNKMGACIEYLNEDKTFIKINPLKEKLKAFQVCVPNDPSSAFYFALAACILPNSKVVLKNVLLNKTRIEAFKILEKMGAKISYNITNEDFESIGEICVESAPLKAVNVSENIAWLIDEIPALAIAFACAQGKSIIKNAKELRVKESDRIKSIVLNLQKCGIKIKEFEDGFEVEGGEAKSAKIKSFGDHRIAMSFLILGLRCGMEVDDSECIKTSFPNFVEILKQIGAKIGD, encoded by the coding sequence ATGAAAATCAGTCCTATTGGTTCTTTTACAGCAGAGCTTGAAGATATAGCTTCTGATAAGTCTATATCCCATCGCTTTGCTATCTTTTCTTTGCTTACCCAAGGAACTTGTAAGATTAAAAATTACCTAAAAGCACAAGATACCTTGCATACCTTAGCAATCATTCAAGCTTTGGGAGCTGAGGTTGAAGAGATTGATGGATTAGTTTACATTAAAGCTCCAAAACATATAAAATCTCCAAATTGTGTTTTAGATTGTGGAAATTCAGGTACAGCTATGAGGCTTTTAATAGGTCTTTTAAGTGCTATTGAAGATGAATTTTTTGTACTCAGTGGAGATTGTTATTTAAATGCTAGACCGATGAAGAGGGTGAGTGAGCCTTTGATGAGTTTAGGAGCTAAGATTTATGGAAGAGCTAATGCAAATTTAGCACCTATTTGTATACAAGGAGCTAAGTTGGATGGTTTTAATTATAAAAGTAATATTGCTTCAGCTCAGGTAAAATCAGCTTTAATCTTAGCAGCTTTATTTGCCAAAAAAGAAAGTTATTTTAAAGAAATTGAGCTTTCAAGAGATCATAGCGAGATCATACTTAATAAAATGGGAGCTTGCATTGAATATTTAAATGAGGATAAAACTTTTATTAAAATAAATCCTTTAAAAGAAAAATTAAAAGCATTCCAAGTATGTGTACCAAATGATCCATCATCGGCCTTTTATTTTGCCTTAGCTGCTTGTATTTTACCAAATTCAAAAGTTGTTTTAAAAAATGTTTTATTAAATAAAACGCGCATTGAAGCTTTTAAAATTTTAGAAAAAATGGGTGCAAAAATTTCTTATAATATTACTAATGAAGATTTTGAAAGTATTGGAGAAATTTGTGTTGAAAGTGCGCCTTTAAAGGCAGTAAATGTGAGCGAAAATATCGCATGGCTAATAGATGAAATTCCAGCTTTAGCTATAGCTTTTGCTTGCGCACAAGGAAAAAGCATTATAAAAAATGCTAAAGAATTGCGTGTAAAAGAAAGTGATAGAATTAAATCAATTGTATTAAATTTGCAAAAATGTGGCATAAAAATAAAAGAATTTGAAGATGGTTTTGAGGTAGAAGGTGGTGAAGCTAAAAGTGCGAAAATAAAAAGCTTTGGAGATCATAGAATCGCGATGAGTTTTTTGATTTTAGGTTTAAGATGTGGAATGGAGGTTGATGATAGTGAATGTATAAAAACTTCTTTTCCAAATTTTGTTGAGATTTTAAAGCAAATAGGAGCTAAAATTGGAGATTGA
- the uvrB gene encoding excinuclease ABC subunit UvrB, which produces MFELTSDFKPSPDQKQAIDGIVKSIQAGNKYQTLLGVTGSGKTFTMANIIKNLNIPTLIMSHNKSLCAQLYSEFKGFFANNHVEYFISYYDYYQPEAYIPRTDVFIEKDSSTNEDLERLRLSASASLLSYDDVICIASVSANYGLGNPSEYVGMVLILELNMQISQKELLKKLVDMGYKRNDNFFDRADFRVNGDIVDIYPAYYEDEAIRLEFFGDELEAMYHYNVLENKKGKDLNKFILYPTSQFSVGETRLKKAIEGIKTELNERLAYFENENKLVEAQRLKQRVEFDLEMLQSTGMCKGVENYALHLTGLKSGDTPYTLFDYFAIKNQDFLVIIDESHVSLPQFRGMFAGDRSRKQTLVDYGFRLPSALDNRPLMFDEFINKNCKFLFVSATPAPLELELSKENIFYQIMRPTGLLDPKIEIKDSENQVEILYDEAKKVIERNERVLITVLTKKMAEELSKYYLELGLKVKYMHSEIDAIERNEIIRGLRSGAFDILIGINLLREGLDLPEVSLVAIMDADKEGFLRSTTALIQTMGRAARNVNGKVLLFAKKVTKSMQEAIDTTNERRTLQEAYNKKHNITPTSVKRNIEESLKHELEQGEIYRKGKELEKMPAKERAKIVKELRKQMLEAAKNLEFEKAAMLRDEINKLRTL; this is translated from the coding sequence ATGTTTGAACTTACTAGTGATTTTAAGCCAAGTCCTGATCAAAAACAAGCCATTGATGGTATAGTAAAAAGCATTCAAGCAGGCAATAAATACCAAACCTTGCTAGGTGTTACAGGCAGTGGAAAAACTTTCACTATGGCAAATATCATTAAAAACTTAAACATACCCACTCTTATCATGAGTCACAATAAAAGCTTATGTGCACAACTTTATAGTGAATTTAAAGGCTTTTTTGCAAATAATCATGTAGAGTATTTTATAAGCTATTATGATTATTATCAACCAGAAGCTTATATACCAAGAACGGATGTTTTTATAGAAAAAGATAGTTCTACTAATGAAGATTTAGAAAGATTAAGACTAAGCGCAAGTGCTTCGCTTTTAAGTTATGATGATGTTATTTGTATAGCTAGTGTTTCAGCAAATTATGGTTTAGGAAATCCAAGTGAGTATGTGGGTATGGTTTTAATTTTAGAACTAAATATGCAAATTTCACAAAAAGAACTTTTAAAAAAACTTGTAGATATGGGCTATAAACGCAATGATAATTTCTTTGACAGAGCTGATTTTAGAGTCAATGGAGATATAGTAGATATATATCCAGCTTATTATGAGGATGAAGCTATTAGGCTTGAGTTTTTTGGCGATGAACTTGAGGCGATGTATCATTATAATGTTTTAGAAAATAAAAAAGGCAAAGATTTAAACAAATTTATACTTTATCCAACTAGCCAATTTAGCGTTGGTGAAACAAGATTAAAAAAAGCTATTGAGGGGATTAAAACTGAACTTAATGAGCGTTTGGCTTATTTTGAAAATGAAAATAAACTCGTAGAAGCGCAAAGGTTAAAACAAAGAGTAGAATTTGACCTTGAAATGCTTCAAAGCACTGGCATGTGCAAAGGAGTAGAAAACTACGCACTGCATTTAACAGGACTTAAAAGCGGTGATACACCTTATACTCTTTTTGATTATTTTGCCATTAAAAACCAAGACTTTTTAGTTATCATTGATGAATCCCATGTATCTTTACCGCAATTTCGTGGGATGTTTGCAGGGGATAGAAGCAGAAAGCAAACTTTAGTTGATTATGGTTTTCGCTTGCCAAGTGCCTTAGATAATAGACCTTTGATGTTTGATGAATTTATTAATAAAAATTGTAAATTTTTATTTGTTTCAGCCACGCCTGCACCTTTAGAACTAGAATTAAGCAAAGAAAATATTTTTTATCAAATCATGCGTCCAACAGGGCTTTTAGATCCTAAAATAGAAATCAAAGATAGTGAAAATCAAGTAGAAATTTTATACGATGAAGCTAAAAAAGTTATAGAGCGCAATGAAAGAGTTTTGATAACCGTTTTAACTAAAAAAATGGCTGAAGAGCTTAGTAAATACTACTTAGAACTTGGCTTAAAAGTAAAATACATGCACTCAGAAATTGATGCAATAGAGCGTAATGAAATCATCCGTGGTTTAAGAAGTGGTGCTTTTGATATTTTAATCGGGATTAATCTTTTAAGAGAAGGACTTGACTTGCCTGAAGTTTCACTTGTTGCCATAATGGATGCAGATAAAGAAGGCTTTTTAAGAAGCACCACCGCACTCATTCAAACCATGGGGCGTGCTGCTAGGAATGTCAATGGAAAAGTATTGCTTTTTGCCAAAAAAGTCACAAAATCCATGCAAGAAGCTATCGATACTACTAATGAAAGAAGAACTTTGCAAGAAGCTTATAATAAAAAACACAACATCACACCAACCTCAGTAAAAAGAAATATAGAAGAAAGTTTAAAACATGAACTTGAGCAAGGAGAAATTTATCGCAAAGGCAAAGAACTTGAAAAAATGCCCGCAAAAGAACGCGCCAAAATAGTAAAAGAATTAAGAAAACAAATGCTAGAAGCTGCTAAAAATCTTGAATTTGAAAAAGCAGCAATGCTTAGAGATGAGATTAATAAATTAAGAACTTTATAA
- a CDS encoding type II secretion system protein, with product MQIKKAFTLIELVFCMMIIAILSVIAYPYFSFGKNDAKLIQVKSEVELINASLSLLRNQFLFKESKDFPTILDEALINSENQKLFVCPHSQNHKNTEQCTYSALEKPIISSKKSWMKIANTQYRFFINTKNYIDFSYNSEKVFLECVSLNCKDYGF from the coding sequence ATGCAAATAAAAAAAGCTTTTACTTTGATAGAGCTTGTTTTTTGTATGATGATTATTGCTATTCTTAGCGTAATTGCTTATCCGTATTTTTCTTTTGGAAAAAACGATGCTAAACTCATTCAAGTAAAAAGTGAGGTGGAACTTATCAATGCTTCTTTGTCTTTACTTAGAAATCAGTTTTTATTTAAAGAAAGTAAAGATTTTCCGACTATTTTAGATGAGGCTTTAATAAATAGTGAAAATCAAAAATTATTTGTATGTCCTCATTCTCAAAATCATAAAAATACAGAACAATGTACCTATAGTGCTTTAGAAAAACCAATCATTTCATCTAAAAAATCGTGGATGAAAATAGCAAATACTCAATATAGATTTTTCATAAATACTAAAAATTACATAGATTTTTCTTATAATAGTGAAAAAGTTTTTTTAGAATGTGTGAGTTTAAATTGTAAGGATTATGGGTTTTGA
- the serA gene encoding phosphoglycerate dehydrogenase, with product MKKIIVCDAILDKGVELLRKADDVELIEAAHLPKDELLTKLSDVDVAITRSSTDVDLKFINACSNLKALVRAGVGVDNVDIDECSKKGIIVMNVPTANTIAAVELTMNHLLCSARSFVNAHNFLKIQRRWEREKWYGVELMNKTLGVIGFGNIGSRVAVRAKAFGMKVIAYDPYVVASKMTDLGIECVNSLDVILTQSDFITIHTPKTKETTDMISFEEISKMKDGVRLINCARGGLYNEDALCEGLKSGKIAWLGIDVFNKEPATNHPFLEFENVSVTSHLGANTLESQENIAIQACEQALNAARGISYPNALNLPIKTEDLPSFVAPYIELISKMGFLAAQLDKTPIKAIKLESEGQISEYNESLLTFATVSVLRGILGENINYINAHFVAKDKGVELSSCILPSSGYSNKITIKVITDNSNLSISGTIFGENEQRIVELNGFDVDFKPKGKMIILNNNDIPGVIANVSGILAKNNVNIADFRLGRNGFGKALAVILLDAKISKALLEELRAVDACIFAEYAEI from the coding sequence ATGAAAAAAATTATTGTATGTGATGCAATATTAGATAAAGGTGTGGAGCTTTTAAGAAAAGCTGATGATGTAGAACTTATTGAAGCAGCGCATTTACCTAAAGATGAACTTTTAACAAAATTAAGTGATGTAGATGTGGCTATTACCAGAAGTTCAACAGATGTGGATTTGAAATTTATCAATGCATGTTCTAATTTAAAAGCTTTAGTTAGAGCAGGTGTTGGGGTTGATAATGTTGATATAGATGAATGCTCTAAAAAAGGCATTATAGTTATGAATGTGCCAACGGCTAATACCATAGCAGCAGTTGAACTTACTATGAATCACTTATTGTGCTCTGCAAGATCTTTTGTCAATGCACATAATTTTTTAAAAATACAAAGAAGATGGGAAAGAGAAAAGTGGTATGGTGTTGAACTTATGAACAAAACTTTAGGGGTTATAGGTTTTGGTAATATAGGTTCAAGAGTAGCTGTACGCGCAAAAGCTTTTGGTATGAAAGTTATAGCTTATGATCCTTATGTGGTAGCTTCTAAAATGACTGATTTGGGTATTGAGTGTGTGAATTCTTTAGATGTAATTTTAACTCAAAGTGATTTTATTACCATACATACACCAAAAACAAAAGAAACAACAGATATGATTTCTTTTGAAGAAATTTCTAAAATGAAAGATGGTGTAAGATTGATAAATTGTGCCAGAGGTGGTCTTTATAATGAAGATGCATTGTGTGAAGGTTTAAAAAGTGGCAAAATAGCTTGGCTTGGTATAGATGTGTTTAATAAAGAACCTGCAACTAATCATCCATTTTTAGAATTTGAAAATGTTTCTGTTACTTCTCATCTTGGTGCAAATACCTTAGAAAGTCAAGAAAATATAGCTATCCAAGCATGTGAGCAAGCTTTAAATGCTGCAAGAGGAATTTCTTATCCTAATGCTTTAAATTTACCAATTAAAACTGAAGATTTACCAAGTTTTGTAGCGCCTTATATTGAGCTTATTTCAAAAATGGGCTTTTTGGCTGCTCAGCTTGATAAAACTCCTATTAAGGCTATTAAACTTGAAAGTGAAGGACAAATTAGTGAATATAATGAGTCTTTGCTAACTTTTGCGACAGTGAGTGTTTTAAGAGGAATTTTAGGTGAAAATATTAATTATATTAACGCACATTTTGTAGCTAAAGATAAGGGTGTGGAACTTTCTTCTTGTATTTTACCAAGTAGTGGTTATAGTAATAAAATTACCATAAAGGTAATTACAGATAATTCTAACCTTTCTATCTCAGGGACTATTTTTGGTGAAAATGAACAAAGGATAGTAGAGTTAAATGGTTTTGATGTAGATTTTAAACCAAAAGGGAAAATGATAATTTTAAATAATAATGATATACCAGGAGTTATTGCTAATGTTAGCGGAATTTTAGCTAAAAATAATGTCAATATAGCTGATTTTAGACTTGGTAGAAATGGCTTTGGAAAAGCTTTAGCTGTGATTTTGCTTGATGCAAAAATTTCAAAAGCTTTACTTGAGGAATTAAGAGCAGTTGATGCTTGTATTTTTGCAGAATATGCAGAAATTTAA
- a CDS encoding 4-hydroxy-3-methylbut-2-enyl diphosphate reductase, producing MEIELAKSYGFCFGVKRAIKKAEQIKDAATIGPLIHNNEEITRLWKNYNVKTLNDISELSTEQKAIIRTHGITKQDLEKLKQKDIEIFDATCPFVTKPQKICEQMSKEGYEVVIFGDENHPEVKGVRSYVSTKAYVVLDEKELFDIKLPSKIAVVSQTTKKIEKFMEIVNFLMLKVKEVRVFNTICDATFKNQEAINELAKKSDVMVIVGGKNSANTKQLFLIAKNYCEDSYLIENEKEIQKEWFSGKEKCGVSAGASTPDWVIDLVLEKIKEYTKIN from the coding sequence TTGGAGATTGAACTAGCAAAAAGTTATGGTTTTTGTTTTGGAGTAAAAAGAGCTATTAAAAAGGCTGAGCAAATTAAAGATGCAGCTACCATAGGCCCTTTAATTCATAATAATGAAGAAATCACAAGACTTTGGAAAAATTATAATGTTAAAACATTAAATGATATTAGCGAGCTTAGCACAGAACAAAAAGCTATCATTAGAACCCATGGTATAACCAAACAAGATTTAGAAAAATTAAAACAAAAAGATATAGAAATTTTTGATGCAACTTGTCCTTTTGTGACTAAACCTCAAAAAATTTGTGAGCAAATGAGCAAAGAAGGCTATGAGGTTGTGATTTTTGGAGATGAAAATCATCCTGAAGTAAAAGGGGTTAGAAGTTATGTAAGCACTAAAGCTTATGTGGTTCTTGATGAAAAAGAATTATTTGATATTAAATTGCCTTCTAAGATTGCAGTGGTATCACAAACTACAAAAAAGATAGAAAAATTTATGGAAATTGTAAATTTTTTAATGCTTAAGGTTAAGGAAGTTCGCGTTTTTAATACCATATGTGATGCGACTTTTAAAAATCAAGAAGCTATCAATGAGCTTGCCAAAAAAAGTGATGTAATGGTGATAGTTGGCGGAAAAAATTCAGCTAATACTAAGCAGCTTTTTTTAATAGCAAAAAATTACTGCGAGGATAGCTACTTAATCGAAAATGAAAAAGAAATTCAAAAAGAATGGTTTAGCGGTAAAGAAAAATGTGGTGTTAGTGCGGGTGCCTCTACACCTGATTGGGTGATTGATTTGGTTTTAGAAAAAATCAAAGAATATACCAAAATTAACTAA